The DNA segment TTCCACTTGACATGATTTATCGGACGCTAGGAAACACAAAGGTAAaagcttataatttttttaagtgttGTTTATGTCATTTTCTTCAAGTTCATAGTTAATTAAATGTGTAATTTGTTGTTGGTCATTTCAGGAGATTATCAGTGTTTTGGAACCAAAAGGAAATGAAGTAGACCTTTTGTATGAAATAATGGATGAAGGGACTTTTGAAGACTTGGAGCTGATAGATGATTCGGATACGCTAGACATAGCTGTTGACAGTTGGAACAAGATCCTAATGGAACCAGGGAAAAAAATCTTCTGGCCGGATCTATATGAGATGGATGTGAGAACCCGAGAGCAACAAGAGGAGGCAGGAGGCGAGGCAGGGGGCGAGGCAGGAGGCGAGGCAGGAGGAGAGGCAGGAGGCGAGGCAGGAGGCGAGGCAGGGGGTGAGGCAGGAGTTCAAACAGGGGGCGAAGCAGGTCGTGAGAGTTTAAGAGAATTAGAGTTGAAGTTGAACAAAAGAATGGATGATGGATTTGCATTGAGAGACGAAACAATTCGTCTTCTGGAAGCAAGAGTaaaggagttggaagaagaaaaaatccaGAGAGAAAGTTGGTCGTTCCAGGAGGGCGAGATGTATGGTGATAAGGAGGCTGAGATACTTGGTGATAAGGAGGGCGAGATGCATGGTGATAAGGAGGGTGAGATACATGGTGATAAGGATGGTGATGAGACTAACAAGGATGGTGATAAGGCTGATAAGGATGGTGATGATGAGCCTGATAAGGAGGGTGAGGATGGTGATAAGGCTGATAAGGATGGTGATGATGAGCCTGATAAGGAGGGCGAGGATGGTGATGAGGCTGACAAGGGTGATGAGGCTGAGAAGGATGGTGAGAAGCAGATTGAGGCAGAGGCTGACAAGGGTGATGAGGCTGAGAAGGATAGTGAGAAACAGATTGAGGCAGAGGCTGAGAAGGATGGTGAGAAACATATCGAGGTAGAGGCTGAGAAgttgatgcaaggtaagtcatGATAACatataacttcaaattttatttttaatgatgaTGATCTAAGTCAGGATGTATTTTTGTTCAATGTAGATACTGAAGATGGAGATGAGCAATCTACACTTCAAATTATGGCAGACACTGCAGAGAGATTTGAGAAGGCTGCTGCGGAAAAAGCTGTTGTGGACAAGACAGATGAGGTTGTAGATgatgatgctttggagaaggaAGGTGAGGTTAGAGTTGATGACGCTTTAGAGAACACAGCTTCGGTTGGAGATTCACAGGATCCTGCTGAGATGCCAAAGAGGGTGCCCAAGCGTTCTCATTTGTTGAGGTCTCCTTTTACGCCAAACTGATTTGGCTGAactatgttgttgtttttggaacttgtatgtgtttgttttaaaacctaaaacGGATGaacttgtatgtgtgtgtgttttaaaacctaaaacttgtatgtgtgtgtgttttaaaacCTAAATCCAAACTTGGTGGTTGAACAGGTTGCAATTACAGGTGGGAAGTAAAACAACATTACAGCATCAACTATgccaaaaaatatgaaagtagTATAACTAGAAAAACTAGTACACCTAGTGTTAAATTAAAAAGTGTAGGACTTATCTGGGAATCCACTTATTTGAAACTCATTATGCACACAaagttgttttagttttttagttGTACTGGTTTCTACAAAGTTGTACTAATTTATTAGTTATACTGGCTTGCACAAAGTTGTACTAGTTTATTAGTTATACTAGTTTGTACAGAGTTGTACTTTGGCAGTGAAACCTGAATATATTAGTTGTACCAAAGAGAAATACCATTATCTAAGTTGTACCACTCATTTATGTTAACATGTGTTTGCCCGGATACAATGAAATCATCACTATTGTGAAAATACTTGTCAtgtatgtttttcaaaaaatatgtggACAAATAtgttaacaaaccttaaaagtataaggtagatcaAGCAAACTTTTGTGATGGAGGTAGaaatccagaaaaaaaaaaaaacaatacaaaacacaaagaaaccTATCCAAACACTTAAAATTAGAccatttgaatgttttattaatatgaaaaaacctaaaataatatttaaatttcagatcctccatagttgtactagttattcCAGTAGAACCTATTTTAGTAAACTAGACATAGTTGAACTAGTTATTCCAGTATaacttatttttagttttactaGTTGTACCAGTATAACAACACAAAAACATGAATGTTAGGTTTAATGAAGTTTTACCAATTGTACCTGTTGTACCTGACAGAAACAACACATTACATAAATAAGTTCTACAACACATAAATAAGTTTCATAACACATAAGTAAGACTCACAAGACTAAGCAAGTTCCATAACACATAAGTAAGACTCACAAGACATAAGCAAGTTCCATAACACATAAGTAAGACTCATTCATCAATTCCATCGCTTCCACTTTCATCGCTGTCAATTCCATCATTCTCACACACCAATGGTGgatacttcttctttttcttcctccGATATTCCCCAGCTGATGGAAATCTAGTTTCTTGTAGTcttcctttctttctttccacATGCGGAGGGTAGACAACCTGAGATAGGATTTCATCTGGAATTTCATAACTTTCCCATAATGAATGATGAGGCACTGGATATATTGTCTTGTAATATGCCAAAGTCCACTGCTCCATATAATaatacttagaacaatagtCTTCAGACATTTCTCCACGCGCGATGATCGCAGCCTGTGCATGCACACAAGGATACCGATCAATATCAAAACACTTGCACTGGCATGTTCCGTTGCCTAAATCAACATAATAACCTTGACCATCTTTGCCAATCACAGTGTACTGACGTTCAAATCTGTTTAGCTCCATCACCGTGAGCTTTTTTGCCTTCGGATAACTGTGATGCAATATCCCATGCACGTAGGGAATTAGTATCTGTCTCTCTGGAACGCGTAAAGATAAATCACGATATTTGTTCACATCAAGCATTGGCAACAATGCATATTTCCTTGGTTCCTTTAAAACACCATTGATTGATTCAACAGTGTTGGTTGTATCTATGTTGTACCTTTCTCCCGGAAATTGACATCTTGCCCATTTGGTCTCATGAACACTCTCATCTAGATACTCAGCGGCTTGAGGCAACGTTCTCCTGAAATCATTGTAGCTTTTTCTGAACTCGACCTCTGTGTACATACCAGCAATTTTTCTAAACTTTCTGGCAACCCCTTTCTTGTTAACTTTGCTGCATGCTCCGGCAACATTATTAGACAAGTGAAAAATGCAATATCCATGGATCGCCATTGGGTACACCTCGTGCACCTTCTTGATGATGCATTGGTTTCTATCAGTACAAAAAACAAGCTGAGGATCATCTGGTATCAAAGTTTTCAGTATAGTCAAAAACCACTCCCAGCTCGCATTTTTCTCACCATCTACTACCGCAAAAGCGAggggataatgatgatgatctggATCCTGAGCAGTGGCAATGAGAAGCACTCCTCCATACACACCCTtcaggtgagttccatccattATTATCACTTTCCTCATTGCTTGAAACCCTTCGATGCAAGCTTTAAGCGCAAAGAACATATACTTAAACTGCTTCTTCTCATCCACTACTAATCTTGTGATGGTACCAGGATTCATTCTTTCTAACATGTACAAGTAAGATGGAAGTCTAGCAAAACTCTCCTGAGGGTTACCACGCAAATCACTGACAGCTTTGTGTTTCCCTCTCAAAGCTGTAGAATATGAAACCGTGACACCTAGTTTGTTCTTCACCAACTTTATGAGAGACTTTGGATCTGGAGTCTTGTATTGGCCTGGATAATCTTCATGCACCACTCCTGCGACCAAGCTTGGTGTTCCTCTTTTCCCCCTCTTGGTTACACTTCCCTCTCCCCGAGTACACGTATGCATCTTTCTATACGTTCTGACACTGAAAAAGGCTGAGTTTTTCAGCCTTGCAGCTCGTAAATACCATCTGCATCCAACCCCACGACATTTCAATACATAAACAGTACGATTCGTCTTGATTATATCAACCTCAAAACAATTCGAATGCACTCCTGCGTCCACTAAATTCCTCAGCTCTTCCTTAGTCGCAAATTCTTGATACAAACTCATATCAATACCATCATCCCACTCAGCATTGACAATTGTGTCTACAGATGGTGTAACAGCCGGCAACTCCTCCCTATCATTCATTTCATCACCCTCTTCATTGCAATCCTCATGCTCATACCTATCTGATTGTCTTGGAGGAACAATTGCTAACTCCTCATGATTATACCCATCTGATTGGTTTTGAGGAACAATTGCCAACTCCTCAACTCCAGCCATACCATCATTAGCTCTGGCATCAATCTGAATTTCCTCGTTCATAGAAAACTGCTCGTTACTCTGATTTTCTGAGATATTTTCGGAAAACTCCACATGCAAAACACTACGCCGGTTTTTCCTATCCACCTCCATTAAATATCCtaaaacatcttcatcatccaaaatataACAAGGCCTCTTATTATCCACGACCAGGGGATAGTAGCTCAGTTGAAGCTTCGTCGCAGCTACAtcgatattcattttcttgccTATTCTATCAACCAAGCGAGAATAGGTTATCTCCTCATATTTTCCTCTCATTActaatgtataaatatttttgtctcCACCATGATCAAAATGTATCACCACAGCTCCAGTACCATCCATAGTTCCTGAAAAGAGTTAAAACCAACATTACAGCTTACAAGTTATATCAGTTATACGAGTTCTAAAGTCGCTAAAATACGGGTTATACTAGTATTACCAGTTATACTGGTTTACATGTAACAGTCGTTTATaagttatactagttatactagtattTGACTTGTCAAAGGACTACTAAGAGTTATACAAGTTTTACCCATAGTCTTATTCAGTGTTACTTAGAGTTGTACCAGGTTTACTAGTTGTACTAGTGTTATTCTTAACGAGTTTTACCAGGTTTACCAGGTGTACTCAACGTCTGTTGTACCAGTGTAACCAAtgtaaaaaatgatttaatctaCAATATCATGATTCATACTATAAGAACGTTATCTTAAACCATGGAACCTGACTCATAATGGTAACATACATATTATGGGACTAAAACTaaacagaaaacaaataaaaaagaagagaagagtgagagagaaggagagggagagagtaTACACTTACCAAGCGATTTCAAGACCAAGGACGAGGCACATTTGCTGTTTCAAGGACGAGAAAAGCTGTAGAAGAACCCTAAGAAACAGAATTAAAGGTTTGTGGATAAAAACTTGAAGAAGAGAACTTTGGTTGGTGATTGAAATGAATTTTCGTGGGTGGTTGagtaatgaagaagatgaagatgtgaGGGAGTTAATATGGATTTTGGGTGGGACCCAggcgagagaaagagaaaggaagaagaaaattgGACGACCGAGATTAGAGTTTCCATTATTTGATCCAATGGTTCACATGCCACTTTCATTAATGGCAAATTGGTAATTTACCAGCCCTTGGTCCATGATAGATCACAATTGGtctatgtagacttctttttgtctttttggtcTGTTATAGATCATTGTCCCATAAGGAACGAGAAGAGAGATCCATGGTGGTTAGTGTTCGATTCGAGTCGCGGAGAGGAGAAAGATCTCTGATACAATTGTGAAGTTCTTCGAGAGCTCTCTTATGATCTGGGCCGTTAGTTTATAGATGTGATTCATGAGAGCTAACGAGAACCGTACGATCTACGCATGTTAATTGGATCTTGTATCGTTGACTATGTACTGGTTCGGTCCTGAATTCTGATCGGTTTGTCCTATTGAATTATCAAACCATTCTTCTCGATTTTACTGATAAAATATTTGTGTATACTacgaaattattatatttaagtttGAGTTGATTAGTTAGCGCTTTGTCATGTACCTGTGATGTAAATTGGTTGTTGTAGGTTGAATTTAAGTAGGAAAGATCCTAACCGATGAAATTGCGTGTTGAAGGGAATGTTTTGGTGAGGCGTCATTGGGATTCCTGGTGTGGTGTATGGAGACATACATGTTGTCTGAACTGTATGTAGTGTTGACATGTAAACCGCAGGCTCTGTGTATACCTTAGACATAATCTTAACCACATACACATAAGACTTCATTAAGTTTGCGGTTCATaagcttccaacttaaaaccaattggcaattagtggattggccctaaccctttatatattacttaatgttccattgattttccaatgtgggatacatatcccttaatacccctcctcgagatgatggctcttatcGACCAGAAATCTCGGAAACTTTTTTAAGACAGTTATATTCGGTCAAGCGAGTCAATTACGACCTATATACCCGGTCGGGTAggattaatattaattaggggTTTAACTTATTAGGATCTGGGCTCTGATACGAAATCGAATCAGTTCTTTCCGGGGACGAGCTGGAACATCTTTCAACAACACGATGGTGGTTTGGTTTTCGTCTAGAGATTAAATGGGTTCTATTCCACaaaattagtttcaaaattatCATACAAGTTTAGACTCAAGTTGCATTAGTTTGTAAAAAAGTCttttttgatttgaataaatttaacattctttcaaaaaaaaaagtttgcgGTTCATTTTATACCTATGCCTCCCTCTTGTTTTGACTTACAGTTCACTATTCAAATTCAACGTGTTATGCGTATACTATTTGGATGTTTTAGCTGTACTTTTCTACTGTTTTGAAATATGGTAGTTGTTCTATgataatgtttgagttttaagatttgttttcatatctgacTTAGATTCATGGTTAGACCTATAGACCCGATACATTGTGTATAATCCGGTtcggatttaatgaaaaattcgttaattaaaaatctgatataaccaggtaaaaatccaaaaactcactattaacctgcaatctgataccattgatccgattacaaaatatctaatagtaattttttttttaaattgattaaattactcatatatttattaatattacataaattagtgattccttagaatttgataaaattttattatgttatccaaataaaaaatgataatacaaaacacttattgatatgacaatattagtttattttcgtcattaataacctattataagtttgtgtttttattttagatttaaaaattaattttaatatagtttttaaaattttcttgaacactcgtaattgccatatcaatattatgtataaaatgacattataaatgaaaaaatgatattcaaatatgtatatgatatatggtgtaggatataggattttggtttgtattgaaaaaatgtataatattcaaatgatctgttttgaatattgatatgtatatttaagaaaatgatattttcatgtttgctaatttatttatagtttgtaatatatttatacatatattatatttaaagttagtatatcttttaaatatatataggcCCATTATTTATAGATCTATTTAGGTGTATATGTAGgcccaaaaccaaaagacttaaatgccattaatgaattttattcatCCTTTGTAAAAATAAGGGTATTTTTGAGAAAGTGTAATTCTCATTAAGTGAATGATCCTCTTTTAATGGTATTGATAAATGATaagtttaaaaatcaattaacttaatttttttacttaaatgTTAAATATATGAAGATAAATGAATGATATCCTGTAAAGAATATGATTACATTAATGTCACAGATCCATAGATACAACTGAAGAAACACGAGGGAAGAAGCAGCATTTGTTTCCACGTGAACCCATTTGATTTCACACAGGATtcatttcttaaacaaaaaaagattcCGTatctacaaaatattatatacccATTGCTCAATTTTGACCTTAACAAGCTTTTCACACCAATACCCATATTCGTCCCATCAAAATCTGCGGATTTACTTCCTTCTACATCTTCATTCTCCATCACCATTATATATAGACAAGAGCCATATGAAAACTCAACCATCTCCTAAGTACATTTTAAAGAACTCTTAAATGGCAAAGCAAATATGGTTACTACATGTAATGATGATCATCACTGCTTTGTTTCTTTACTCAGCACCTAACGTCCACGGCTGGGGTATTGAAGGCCACACCATCGTCTGTAAAATCGCTCAGGTTCTTGATTTGTTTATAGTCTTTCATCTTTCGGTTTATTAccaaaatattaactaataagTAAGGAGAAGAACAGGCTAGGTTGGATGAAGCTGCAGCCAAGGCAGTGAAAGAGCTGTTACCTGAATCTGCACAAGGAGATCTGTCAAGCTTGTGTGTTTGGGCTGACCATGTCAAGTTCAGATACCATTGGTCTTCTCCTCTCCACTACATCAACACTCCTGATGTTTGTTCCTACCAATACAACAGTGAGTTTGTTTTTCATAATCAGCAAAACATAAAAGTGAAGAGATTTTCAACCACGTTTTCTTATggggttttgtttgttttggggTCTTAAAGGGGACTGCAAGGACGAAGATGGAGTGAAAGGAAGATGCGTTGCAGGAGCCATCTACAATTATACCACACAGCTTCTTACCTACAACACTGCAACTGCATCGACGCCACAATGTACCTTCAAAACTTATCCACACCATTTCCTTCATCTTCCATCTCCCTCACatgttctcttctttttttcttgttttcagaCAACTTAACAGAGGCCCTGCTCTTCCTGTCTCATTTCATGGGTGACATCCATCAGGTATAAATCATAAGCTCGAACCTTATATCTGGGTTGTCTAAATAGCATAGTTGTATAATATGCACAGCCTCTACATGTGGCGTTTGCTTCGGACAAAGGAGGTAACACCATCGAAGTGCATTGGTACACGAGAAAAGCTAACCTTCACCatgtaagaaaacaaaattaaatagaaaaagaagTCTGACAAAGGCCTATACAAAGTTGAACACTAGATATCATACTACAAAAGTTCTAATCTTTATATTCACACAGATTTGGGATTCCAGCATTATTGAGACCGCTGAAGCAGATCTCTATAACTCCGAGCTAGATGGTATGGTGGATGCAATCAACAAGAATATCACGGTACTCATAAATGGATAAGATTGCTCTTTATCTGTATAGCTCAAGGCGTTTCTTACTCTGTTGATCACATACTCAATGAAATGCAGACAGAATGGGCAGATCAAGTCAGTAGGTGGGAGATTTGCACGAGGAAGACAGCATGCCCAGACATGTAAGTCAGATACAAACATTACAGTACCTTTGTTCTTCAAGTCAGAAAGAAACCAAATCTTAACTTCCACTTCCTTTCTTCTGCAGCTATGCATCGGAAGGGATTAAAGCAGCTTGTGACTGGGCATACAAAGGGGTAACTGAAGGAGATACTCTAGAAGGTAAAGAATCCACTAACCAAACATAACACTAGTGATGATTCACAAAGTAAAGAAGCtaacaagaacataacaatgtCATTCTTCACAGATGAATACTTCTATTCACGGCTACCGGTAGTGTATCAGCGCTTAGCACAGGGAGGGGTGAGACTAGCAGCTACACTAAACAGGATTTTTGGTGGAAGAAGCTGAGTTTATTAGCATGTGACTGTTACTAAGTACCGTTTCCTGTCAGATAATAAATCTACCTATTGGAACAACAAAAGAAGAGCACAGCAAAGCTCGTTATTTATCAAaccaataatatatttatttccatTCACAAAGTTTTTTTCCAAACAGTAGTAGTATACAAACAAAGCATTATTATCAATATGTTTACACAACACACATACAGCAAGCGAGGCGGTTCTCAAACTCTTCAAGCCTTTGTCCTGACCACAAGAACTGGGCACTTAGCCTTGTTAACACAGTAATTGCTAACACTTCCAAGGAAAGTCCTgtaaacacacaaacacacattaTCATCTTCCAAAATCTTAAAACTTTCAAGAATCATCTTAATGTTATTTCTTATACACACCTCTCTAGAGCCCCTTTGCCATGGCTACCAACGATTAGCAAATCAACACCAAGCTTCTCAACAGCATCACATATCGCTTCTTTAGGGTTTCCAAACTCCATCACCTTCTTTGGGGTAACCTGTTACACAGCCAAGTCAAGTACTTTACTTGAGATCTAATAAAGAGAGTGGTGTTGAGGTGAACACAAACCCCGCTCTCAGCGCAAATCTTGGTCCCTTCCTCAATCCGATTCAACGCTGCGTTTTTGTAGTTCTGCTGCATTGAGTTTATCAGCTCTATCGCTGCAAAAAACAGAAGAGAACACTCAGCTTGTGCACGGCACGTGCGTGTGTATCCGATACATTCATCATAAACAACAAATTAAATAGCCGAGAAACGGAAGATGGAGAGTACTTACGAGCGGCGCCATAAGAGGAAGCGTAGACGGAGCTGAGATCGAGCTGAGGCTGCGCGGTGAAGAGGATGATATCGGAATCGGCGAGGCTGTCTTTGAGATACGAGAGCGTCCATCGGAGAGCGTGTTTGCTGCAATCGCTGTCGTCGATCGCCACCATCACTTGCTTCTTCCCACTTTTCTCTTCCACCATGGTTTCTTCCAAATGATCGATCGATCGATCGTCAGATGAGTTTGACTACAGTTTGATCATTtcagacagagagagagaagaaagaaggaaGGGGGCGAAGGGAACGTGGAAGCACGTGGTGATGACGTGTCGATCTACAAAGAAGCCCACGTGACTCTTCTGGAGACTCCTGTTAAATGGGCCTGGCCCAATATTTGTGtccatataaaaatatcaatgaacccaacaaattaattatttctcATTTTAGTttcgtcttcttcgtcttccatcaacgttcctctctctctctctaatcgAATTGAAGTTCTGCGCCAGAGTACGATTATAACCTTCGATGATTGCTTCTTCCTTATATGTTCGATTAGTTCTTGTGTTTGTCCCGTTAGGGTATTCAATTATCGATTGGAATGTTTGTTGGCAGGAGGAAGAAAATGGTTTCTGGATTAATCAACGAGAACCCGATCGTTTACGAGATTAAAGAGCGTCGTGATGTTCGTGCTTATTCCAGCAATACCGATGAGCTTTCAGTAGATGCAATCGACCAGCTCGAAGTTTTCGATatcctttttgtttgtttgtctaaTAGCAAAGGCTTATGTAGAACTAAAATTGGATCGTTTAAGTTATACTTAACATTTGTTCAGCACATCATATAAGAGATATAAAAGATCCAGAGCATCCTTATTCTCTGGAACAGCTCAAAGTCCTTACAGAAGACTCTGTTGAAGTTGATGATACCAAGAGTCGTGTTAGGTTACAAGAATGAAACTTTTTCTGATTTAGATTCTATaactttttgaagtttttcaGTTTGTGCtgagctctttttttttcaggGTTACATTCACTCCAACGGTGGAACATTGTAGCATGGCAACCATTATCGGTCTCTGTGTCCGCGTGAAGCTTATGCGAAGCCTTCCTTCTCGTTACAAGGTACATGCTTTTCCTTATTTTtaagtgttttgaagatgatctttTGAGTCGATTTTATGCATTTACTGAGAATGGTTTCAACATCTGTTATTGAGGCAATGAACCTTTGCTATTGTTTCTGATGATTGCTAAGAGAATATAGCTTGAACCTCTGGTATATGCTATGGGTAGAGTGTGCCTTATAAATTCACACACAATGTTCAATGTTCAATGTTTTATGTGCCTCAATCCTTTGaaactattctttttttttttttcagatagatATAAGGGTAGCACCCGGTACTCATGCAACTGAGGCTGCAGGTATGTCAATTTTTATCTATATCCTTTGTCTGcgtctttgttttttttaaattaaatcgACCTTAGAGTAACAGAGCAAGTTTCAGTTGATTCTAGGAATAGCAAATGAAACATGAATTCGCACTTGATGCGGCAAAAGAGTAGATTCATTTTCTGTTTGAAACCCCATTAGCACAAGTGCGCTTGTTTATATAGTTTCTTCCTCTGGAAATTGCAGTCAATAAACAACTAAACGACAAAGAGCGTGTGGCGGCTGCACTAGAGAATCCAAACCTTGTGGAGATGGTCGATGAATGTCTATCTCCATCATTTGAATGATGCCTTGATGCTCTCAAGATACAGTATCATATCTATGTTTCTGCTTGTCTAGCAAAGGTTTTGATCAAACTAGGTACTACTTTGTGTGTAGTTTCGTGTTTAGTAAAAGACTCGGAATATATACACAGAACGAGGTATTTGATTTGATCCTTTTCATCTTAGAAAGGATTATTTCAGATACTCAGCGTCTCTTTGATTGTTCCATTTGTTTCTCTGTAATCACAACTCAACTTGTTGCA comes from the Brassica napus cultivar Da-Ae chromosome A7, Da-Ae, whole genome shotgun sequence genome and includes:
- the LOC106354007 gene encoding endonuclease 2-like; the protein is MAKQIWLLHVMMIITALFLYSAPNVHGWGIEGHTIVCKIAQARLDEAAAKAVKELLPESAQGDLSSLCVWADHVKFRYHWSSPLHYINTPDVCSYQYNRDCKDEDGVKGRCVAGAIYNYTTQLLTYNTATASTPQYNLTEALLFLSHFMGDIHQPLHVAFASDKGGNTIEVHWYTRKANLHHIWDSSIIETAEADLYNSELDGMVDAINKNITTEWADQVSRWEICTRKTACPDIYASEGIKAACDWAYKGVTEGDTLEDEYFYSRLPVVYQRLAQGGVRLAATLNRIFGGRS
- the LOC106354009 gene encoding protein AE7 — translated: MVSGLINENPIVYEIKERRDVRAYSSNTDELSVDAIDQLEVFDHIRDIKDPEHPYSLEQLKVLTEDSVEVDDTKSRVRVTFTPTVEHCSMATIIGLCVRVKLMRSLPSRYKIDIRVAPGTHATEAAVNKQLNDKERVAAALENPNLVEMVDECLSPSFE
- the LOC106354008 gene encoding universal stress protein A-like protein gives rise to the protein MVEEKSGKKQVMVAIDDSDCSKHALRWTLSYLKDSLADSDIILFTAQPQLDLSSVYASSYGAAPIELINSMQQNYKNAALNRIEEGTKICAESGVTPKKVMEFGNPKEAICDAVEKLGVDLLIVGSHGKGALERTFLGSVSNYCVNKAKCPVLVVRTKA